CCGGGTCTCGCTGAATTTGGTGACGACCCCAGCCGTTACGCAGACGCCAACGCCCACCGCAACTACTCCGGGATGTCGCCGATCACCAAGGCTTCCGGCAAGAGCCGCGTCGTGCTGGCCCGCTATGCCCGCAACCGAAGGCTCGCCGACGCGCTGCACCAACAGGCGATCGCAGCGCTGAACGCCTCGGCCGGGGCCAGAGCGTTTTACGACGCCCACCGCACGCGCGGCAGCACCCACTATCAAGCACTCCGTGTCCTGGCAACAAACTCACCGGCATCCTGCACGGCTGCCTGGATCATCACGAGCTCTACGACGAAACAATCGCCTGGTCCGGGCAGGAAGCTGCGGCCGCCGCTTGACAAGTGAGAACCGGGGATGTCTGGGCAGTCCCGACCACCCGGCGTTGTATCGTGGCGGACTGCACTTGTCGTCGGACGAGCCGGTAACCCGTCCTACGGGTTCCAGTGGATCTCGGCAAGGCCGTCATCCTATTATTAGGGCTAATAATTGAATGGCTGCCATTGTTCGAGATTTGCCGGCATTCTGCCCACAATCGATGGTGATTCGGGCTGAATCAGGGTGATCAACGAGCGAACGGTGACGCCAAGACGATCACCATAGCCGCAGGTCAGAGTCAGCTTCAGGCTCTTTCAACCGCATTCTTTTGGAATTTGCAAGGCGGGGGTTAGGTGTTCGATTCCCTTCGTCTCCACCAGTGTTGTGGCTGATCAGGGCCGATCCAGTTGATCGTGGGCTGGCTCACCCGACGTGCGACCATCTGCCGCGGATCGACGGCTATAGAGTCGAGCCGTCGGTGAAGAACGGTCCCGCGCCACTGGCCAGCCCGGGCTGCACTGGCACAACAACGGCCCGGCTCCACAGGCACCTCGGCGGCCTACCGCCAGCGCTGTTCGAAGGCGCGTTCGAAGCAACAGGACTGACCCACCAACCCCTGGCCCCTTGGCCGGAATCGGGTAGTCCGAGCTCCACCGAACCCCAGGGCGGGTCACCCCGAATGGGTGACGTTGCTAGCCACCCGATCGGGCCCGTTTCGGCGATCTTTCGTGCGGACTTGTAGCGGTCGGCCATGGTGGCCTTCGAATCTCACCCGATTTTGGGCCATCTCGTAGGTCGCGCTGATCCTGGTCCAGCGCAACCTTCTCACACAGAGCGACCGACGGGCTCCGAAAGAGGCCGCGACGTCCCTCGTTCGATGTCATTCTTCGCTCGCATGCCGTACAAACTGCGTGTGGCCACTCTCCGCGCACGCCGCTGAGTGAGTGAGTCATCGTCTGGTACTCCAAGCTCGAGGAGCCCTATCTTGTTCAATCGCGCCGCAACTCGTTCCTCCGGGCATGTGATGTCGGGTAGGAGGGCTCGGAGTGCCGGTCGGCTGCGCAGGTTGCGCGCCGCAGGCGTTTTGCTCACGGTCGTTGCGCTGCTGTCACCGTTCGCCGGTACGACGGTAGCGATGGCCGTACCGGCGACGACGACGGCCAAGCATGACGTGGTGGCGAACCGGACCGGTTCTCCGACCCCGACGGCGGCCAAACAGGACAGGCGGGCGAACCGGGCCGGTTCCCCGGCACCGACGAAGGCTCGTCCGCTCGCCGGCGTTGCGGCCCCGGCTGCTTCGACGGCGACGTCTGACTTCAGCAAGACGGCCACGAACCTGCAGAACAACTCCAGGGCCAACTCGGCCACCGGCGCGCAGGGCACCGCGCAACCCGGTGACACGGTCCGGTGGGCGCTGGTGTACCAGAACAAGACCGGTGCGGATGCCACTGTCTCGGTCAACGACCAGATCACCGGCGGGCAGACCTACGTCCTGAACTCGCTGCAGACCTCGCCCAACTTCATCGGCAACGTCACCGGCAACACCGTGAGCGCGACCGGCACGGTGCTGAGCACGGCGACTTCCGGCCGGTCACCGACGTTCAACGCTGCGGCCGTGAATTTCTCGACGCCGGGCGGCGACGGCTATTCGGTCGAGGGCTTCGGGAACAGCATCTACACCGTCTTTCACCACAACAACTCGCCCACGGCGGTCTTCTGTTCGACCCTCACGAACCAGGTCTGCCCCGGCTGGCCAGGCTTCTCGACCTTCGTGGACCCTACTGCGGGCACGCCGATCGGCCAGGGCACGGCAGGGGTCTACACAACCGCCCTGACCAACGGTTCCTTCATCGAGAACGGCCGGTTGTACTGGCCGGTCTCCCAGAATGGCGCCAACGGCGTGGACCCGTTCGGGATGCAATGCCTCGATCTAATCGCCAATGTCAGCTGCGGGTACAACCAGTTGGGGACGACGACGGTTCCCGGTTACCCGCTATCCGGTGACGGGATCGCCGCGAGCGACGGCAACTACTACTACTTGGACCTCAACGGCTTCTTGCAGTGCGTGAGCCCGACTGGCACGTCCTGCGGGGCAGTGAACGTTGCGGGTGGGGCTCCGATTGCGGTGGCCGGTTCGCGGGAGGTCGGCACCTACGGGCGCTACGTGTACGCCAGCTACCGGGGCTCGATCGACTCGCTCGAACATCTGACCTGCTACGACACCGCCACCAGCGCCGTTTGCCCCGGCTTTCCCGCGACGGTCGGTACCCCGGGACCGAACTACGACAGCGAGGTCTTCCCCGTCGTCTCTCCGGCCGGCACGTTGCTCGGAGCGTGCGCGGTGTACAACTCGGCTTGCTTCGACACCGCCGGCAATGCGATCGGCAATCCCTGGGCCGGGACCTCCTACAGCTTCTCGCCGTTGAACAACAATGGCTTCGGCACCGGCGTGCTGGTCGGTACGAAGTACTACACCGGTAACGGCGACCAGGTCGACTGCTACGACTTCGCCCAGCCCCTCGTCGGCGGCAAGGTGCAGCCCTGCGCGGCGTTCACCACCAACCCGCCGGACCTGAGGAGCTACACCGTCCGCGCCCTGCAGAACCTCCCGGGCTGCATGGCGTCCAACGGTGACGGGGCCCAGATCAGCGTCTTCAACGCGGCCACCGGCGCTCCCTGCTCGACCGCGTCGCAGAGTGTCAAGCTCACGCCGACCGATTCCTACTGCGACGGCCGGTCTGCCCATGTCCAGTCCTGGGAAACGGTGACGCTGCCCGGTCTGGACGGTTCGCAGTATGCAGGGGCCACGCTGACGCTCTTCGGCGCGGACGGAAACCCGTTGCCGGCGTGGACGAATGTGCCGTTCCCGGCCAGCGGGGCGCAGACGATCGACATCTCCTCGATCCCGGTGACGGGCAACACGGCGACGCTGACGGCTCAGGTGAACATCGCGGCCGTGTCCGACACGGCGGCGGTGGACGCTTCCCGGATAACGGTGGCCTGGCAGGGCGATCCGGTGCAGATCGCCTGCTACGAGACGGTGATTGCGCCGGTGGCGTGCCTGCAGAGCAGCGTCGTGTCGAACACCGCGACCGCGGTGACGACCGCCGGGACCATCACCGACGGCCCCGCCGGCAACTCGACCGGTCCGGCGATCTTCAACGTGGCCCCCTCGGCGGCGCAGTGCATGTTGCATGTGCTGAAGACAGGGGCACCGGATCCAGCGAAACCAGGGACGACGGTGACGTACACGATCACCGTCCACAACACCGGCACGATGGACTACACCGCCGGCGATCCGGCCCGCTTCACCGACGACATCACCGACGTGCTGAAGGACTCGGCGTACAACGCGGCAAGCCTGACCTCTACCCCCGGGACGACTGCGTCCTACGATCCGACGTCCAATGTGATCTCCTGGTCGGGGCCGCTCGCGGCGGATGCGACGGCGACGATCACCTACACGGTGACGGTGGACAGTCCGGATACCGGTGACCACTCGATGTTCAACCGGGTGGTGACTCCGTCGGGCACGCCGGCGAACTGTGCAGCGAACTCCACCGACCCGGACTGTGCCTCGCTCGTCCAGGTGCCGGATCTGAAGGTGTCGAAAGCGGCCAACCCCGCCGACGGCTCCGCCGTCGTGGCCGGTCAGGTGGTCACGTACACGCTCACCTTCCAGAATATCGGCAAGGGCACCGCGGCCGTGGACTGGACCGACGATCTGACCAAGGTCCTGGACGACGCGACGGTGACGAGTGCGCCGGCGGCCTCCAACGCGAACCTGACCGTCGGTGCGGTTACCGCTGGCACATTCGCCGTGACCGGTAGCGTGCCGGCCGGCGCGACCTACACGGTGAGTTACCAGGTCACGGTGAAGCCGGACGGCCAGCGGGGCGACAACGACATGGCCAACTTCGTGGTCCCGACCGGCACCACGCCGCCGACCAACTGCGTCTCCGGTGACCCTTTGTGCACCGACCACAAGATCCCGCAGGTGTCGGTGACCAAGTCGTCCAACCCGGTCGACGGTGCCAACGTCTCCTCCGGTGATGCCATCGCCTACACGCTGACGTTCCAGAACACCGGCGCGGCGGCCGGCAACCTGGACTACGTCGACAACCTCACCGACGTGCTCGATGACGCGAGCATCACCGGCACGCCAGTGGCCTCGAGTGGGAACGTGACGGTGGGTGCGGTCTCCGGCGGTCGGTTGCCGATCACCGGGACCATCCCGGCCGGGGCGACCTACACCGTGACGTACACGGTGACGGTGAAGCCGTTCGCGCAGCAGGGCAACCACGTGCTGCTCAACTACGTCGCCCCGCCCGGAACGCAACCGCCCTCTGCAGGCACTTGCGTCGCGGACCCGACTTGTGTGACGCACCCGATCCCGCACCTGTCGATCGTCAA
This window of the Nakamurella panacisegetis genome carries:
- a CDS encoding DUF7927 domain-containing protein yields the protein MAVPATTTAKHDVVANRTGSPTPTAAKQDRRANRAGSPAPTKARPLAGVAAPAASTATSDFSKTATNLQNNSRANSATGAQGTAQPGDTVRWALVYQNKTGADATVSVNDQITGGQTYVLNSLQTSPNFIGNVTGNTVSATGTVLSTATSGRSPTFNAAAVNFSTPGGDGYSVEGFGNSIYTVFHHNNSPTAVFCSTLTNQVCPGWPGFSTFVDPTAGTPIGQGTAGVYTTALTNGSFIENGRLYWPVSQNGANGVDPFGMQCLDLIANVSCGYNQLGTTTVPGYPLSGDGIAASDGNYYYLDLNGFLQCVSPTGTSCGAVNVAGGAPIAVAGSREVGTYGRYVYASYRGSIDSLEHLTCYDTATSAVCPGFPATVGTPGPNYDSEVFPVVSPAGTLLGACAVYNSACFDTAGNAIGNPWAGTSYSFSPLNNNGFGTGVLVGTKYYTGNGDQVDCYDFAQPLVGGKVQPCAAFTTNPPDLRSYTVRALQNLPGCMASNGDGAQISVFNAATGAPCSTASQSVKLTPTDSYCDGRSAHVQSWETVTLPGLDGSQYAGATLTLFGADGNPLPAWTNVPFPASGAQTIDISSIPVTGNTATLTAQVNIAAVSDTAAVDASRITVAWQGDPVQIACYETVIAPVACLQSSVVSNTATAVTTAGTITDGPAGNSTGPAIFNVAPSAAQCMLHVLKTGAPDPAKPGTTVTYTITVHNTGTMDYTAGDPARFTDDITDVLKDSAYNAASLTSTPGTTASYDPTSNVISWSGPLAADATATITYTVTVDSPDTGDHSMFNRVVTPSGTPANCAANSTDPDCASLVQVPDLKVSKAANPADGSAVVAGQVVTYTLTFQNIGKGTAAVDWTDDLTKVLDDATVTSAPAASNANLTVGAVTAGTFAVTGSVPAGATYTVSYQVTVKPDGQRGDNDMANFVVPTGTTPPTNCVSGDPLCTDHKIPQVSVTKSSNPVDGANVSSGDAIAYTLTFQNTGAAAGNLDYVDNLTDVLDDASITGTPVASSGNVTVGAVSGGRLPITGTIPAGATYTVTYTVTVKPFAQQGNHVLLNYVAPPGTQPPSAGTCVADPTCVTHPIPHLSIVKTASTTDRPAPGDKVTYTVTVTNDGSVDYTAGSPATMTDDLTKVLDDATYDSDAAATSGSTPSVSGNTLTWSGPLAVTQAVTITYSVTYHGTGDTIMTNTACVPKQGQDPNCDTVSVPAALITASKAVAPANGSTVVAGQVLTYTLTFANTGEGAGSISYTDDLSKVLDDASLTSGPTASNAALTVGSVTTGKFQVFGVVPGKTSYTVTYTVTVKPDGQRGDNALDNFLFPTGTTPPVSCDPADPLCTHNPVSQIVPSKSVDPKSGSVVTAGQVLTYTLGFHNTGAVAGSVDYTDDLTGVLDDATLTSAPAASNTHLTIGAVTGGTFQITGTVPVGATYTVTYRVTVKPDGHRGNDTASNFLTRTGGAHGSTCGPKDPLCTTNPMPDVIEWKTVDPTTGTTVDPGQTLTYTLHYHNIGAAAGAVNRVDDITQLVDDAAVTSQPVTSNPALKATAFGSKHRSAITGTLAAGQTVTITYRVKVANPDHGDGQLANFLLKPTDPPSSSPKCTPADPQHPTCTVNPVNRPGTPHPGISLLKTADKSVIDQVGELVTYSFKITNTGNITLHNTAVQEGTFTGTGQLSAISCPAAAASLAPSASVTCTATYVATQADVDAGTINNTAAATGTPTGGTALISNPSKVVVLADTQQTPPPPTVIDTGNAGDGTGPNTGMIITGITILALVMLGGAAWIITTRRTRRKV